The Nocardia arthritidis genome has a window encoding:
- a CDS encoding DUF3558 family protein: MSGIRKPICGVVAAVGAVLLFAGCGSSSTSSQPTSSSAKATATAAATTSAGGANTSSGGENPSAGGENPTAAPAPAQPPAPAQPPAPAQPPVTAAPEVTLWDPCEIPDTDITRQGLRTASKQRDKYQCTWQDALSDYEVTILSTPTTVQEMLKNGRYTGFSRTTVGSGREAYQFRASQDSNKIGCYIGIPTAHSGLVLFVVRNLKPEALEPCGTAHRAADNLIGYVP; encoded by the coding sequence ATGTCAGGCATAAGGAAGCCGATATGCGGGGTGGTTGCGGCGGTGGGCGCCGTGCTGCTGTTCGCGGGCTGTGGCAGCAGTTCGACGAGCAGTCAGCCGACTTCGAGTAGTGCGAAGGCGACGGCCACGGCCGCCGCGACCACATCCGCGGGGGGTGCGAACACCTCCTCGGGTGGCGAGAACCCTTCCGCCGGGGGCGAGAACCCAACGGCCGCACCGGCGCCCGCTCAGCCTCCGGCGCCCGCGCAGCCGCCCGCGCCTGCTCAGCCGCCTGTGACGGCAGCGCCCGAGGTCACGCTCTGGGATCCGTGCGAGATACCCGACACCGATATCACCAGACAGGGGTTGCGTACCGCCAGCAAGCAGCGGGACAAGTACCAGTGCACCTGGCAAGACGCTTTGAGCGACTATGAGGTGACAATCCTGTCCACCCCGACGACGGTGCAGGAAATGCTGAAGAACGGGCGCTACACGGGTTTCAGCCGGACGACGGTCGGCAGCGGCCGGGAAGCCTACCAATTCCGTGCGTCGCAGGATTCGAACAAGATCGGTTGCTACATCGGCATTCCGACGGCACACAGTGGCCTCGTCCTGTTCGTGGTGCGGAATCTGAAGCCCGAGGCCCTCGAACCGTGCGGCACGGCGCACCGTGCCGCAGATAACCTCATCGGGTATGTGCCCTGA
- a CDS encoding MFS transporter, protein MNTTVEGLSQRRKAIILATCCLSLLIASMDATIVNVAIPAIRDQLHAPLPRLQWIIDIYTLTLASLLMLAGATADRFGRRRLFRIGLVTFALGSLLCSLAPNIDILIAARFVQAIGGSMLNPVAMSIITTVFTGKMERARAVGIWGAVVGISMALGPIVGGGLIDLFGWQSVFWINLPICAVAVLLTTVYVPESKSNRVRDIDPVGQLLAIAFMFTLVYGLIERMPAMFAAAAAAIAAFIWYERRRKDPFIDLRFFRSVPFASATVVAVFAFAGLGAFLFTGSLYLQTVRGYSAVHTGLLYVAMAAATLVASPLSGRLVGRLGTKPSLLVSGIAMAVAALALTQLTPDTPIWMLIIVFAIFGIGFGSVNAPITTAAVSGMPLDRAGAAAAVASTSRQVGVSIGVALCGVLGTTGVWWVIAPGAAGIAILGIVANTAWARRSQAAVAPMLDQKVLQDVH, encoded by the coding sequence GTGAACACAACTGTTGAGGGGTTGTCGCAGCGCCGCAAGGCGATCATCCTGGCCACCTGCTGTCTGAGCCTGCTGATCGCCTCCATGGACGCGACCATCGTGAACGTCGCCATACCCGCCATCCGCGACCAGCTGCACGCGCCGCTGCCCCGGCTGCAATGGATCATCGACATCTACACCCTCACCCTGGCCAGCCTGCTCATGTTGGCCGGCGCCACCGCCGACCGATTCGGCAGGCGGCGGCTGTTCCGGATCGGGCTGGTGACCTTCGCGCTCGGCTCGCTGCTGTGCAGCCTCGCACCGAATATCGACATCCTGATCGCCGCGCGCTTCGTGCAGGCCATCGGCGGCTCGATGCTCAACCCGGTGGCCATGTCGATCATCACAACGGTATTCACCGGCAAGATGGAACGCGCTCGCGCCGTTGGCATTTGGGGTGCGGTGGTCGGCATCTCGATGGCGCTCGGGCCGATCGTCGGCGGCGGGCTGATCGATCTGTTCGGCTGGCAGTCGGTGTTCTGGATCAACCTGCCGATCTGCGCCGTCGCCGTGCTGCTCACCACCGTCTATGTGCCGGAATCGAAGTCGAACCGGGTGCGCGATATCGATCCGGTCGGCCAGCTGCTGGCCATCGCCTTCATGTTCACGCTGGTCTACGGGCTGATCGAGCGGATGCCCGCGATGTTCGCCGCCGCGGCCGCCGCCATCGCCGCGTTCATCTGGTACGAGCGCAGGCGCAAGGATCCGTTCATCGATCTGCGCTTCTTCCGCAGCGTCCCGTTCGCCTCGGCCACCGTCGTCGCGGTATTCGCCTTCGCGGGCTTAGGCGCGTTCCTGTTCACCGGTTCGCTGTATCTGCAGACGGTGCGCGGATATTCGGCGGTGCATACCGGACTGCTGTATGTCGCGATGGCCGCGGCGACGCTGGTGGCCTCGCCGCTGTCCGGTCGGCTCGTCGGACGGCTCGGCACCAAGCCGTCGCTGCTGGTATCGGGTATCGCCATGGCGGTCGCCGCGCTCGCGCTGACCCAGCTGACCCCGGATACGCCGATCTGGATGTTGATCATCGTCTTCGCGATATTCGGCATCGGCTTCGGTTCGGTCAACGCGCCGATCACCACCGCGGCCGTCAGCGGAATGCCGCTGGACCGCGCGGGCGCGGCCGCCGCGGTGGCATCCACCAGCCGCCAGGTGGGCGTCAGCATCGGCGTCGCGCTGTGCGGCGTACTCGGCACGACCGGTGTGTGGTGGGTGATCGCGCCGGGCGCCGCGGGCATCGCCATACTCGGGATCGTCGCGAATACCGCATGGGCGCGCCGATCACAGGCGGCGGTCGCCCCGATGCTCGATCAGAAAGTGCTCCAGGATGTCCACTGA
- a CDS encoding HAD family hydrolase, producing the protein MTDVRPVRAVVFDMDGLLIDSEILAMESLVSAGAELGYEMPTEFCRSMIGVPADRCRQLAVESYGADFPLEAYFDLHEVHLRELVDGGRLTTKAGAIELLDELERQGIPKGIATSSSRVRADHHLELVGLAGRFDVVVTRQDVTNGKPHPEPYLTALSALGGEVETALALEDSTNGLRAAHAAGLRCLLIPDLVRPTPESLAKAHRVLPDLYRAIDYIATANQVTAGIR; encoded by the coding sequence ATGACCGACGTGCGACCGGTGCGCGCCGTCGTCTTCGATATGGACGGCCTGCTCATCGATTCGGAGATCCTGGCGATGGAATCGCTGGTGAGCGCGGGCGCCGAACTCGGCTACGAGATGCCGACCGAGTTCTGCCGCAGCATGATCGGCGTGCCCGCCGACCGCTGCCGCCAACTCGCCGTCGAGTCGTACGGCGCCGATTTCCCGCTCGAAGCGTATTTCGACCTGCACGAGGTGCATCTGCGCGAATTGGTCGACGGCGGACGGCTGACCACCAAGGCGGGCGCCATCGAACTGTTGGACGAGCTGGAGCGCCAAGGGATTCCGAAGGGCATCGCCACCTCCTCGTCCCGGGTGCGGGCCGACCACCATCTCGAATTGGTCGGGCTGGCCGGACGTTTCGACGTCGTGGTCACCAGGCAGGACGTCACCAACGGCAAACCGCATCCGGAGCCGTATCTCACCGCGCTGTCCGCACTCGGCGGCGAGGTGGAAACCGCACTGGCACTGGAGGATTCGACCAACGGTTTGCGCGCCGCGCATGCGGCCGGACTGCGCTGCCTGCTGATTCCGGACCTGGTGCGCCCGACGCCGGAGTCGCTGGCCAAGGCGCACCGGGTGCTGCCGGATCTGTATCGCGCCATCGACTACATCGCCACCGCGAATCAGGTCACCGCCGGAATCCGTTGA
- a CDS encoding M50 family metallopeptidase encodes MDRAEFVEHGTSILDRLTTTQTAPPWGLVAATGVAALVLVGFSPVWRVMRNVVTIAHEGGHAFIALLTGRRLNSITLHSDTSGLTVSSGKPYGLGMILTAMAGYPAPALIGLGFAALLGAHRITLMLWVTLVLLLALLIKVRNIYGLFTVFVVGGAVFAVSWFGTDTLQAGFAYLGAWFLLFAGLRPVIELQRTRSRRWGGSRDSDADQLARLTHLPGLLWVLVFGAIALAALVFGAGLLIADAGGVCIPHVSSAVCPAPR; translated from the coding sequence GTGGACAGAGCGGAATTCGTCGAGCACGGGACCTCGATCCTGGATCGGCTGACGACGACCCAGACCGCGCCGCCGTGGGGTCTGGTGGCCGCGACCGGCGTCGCGGCGCTGGTACTCGTCGGCTTCAGCCCGGTGTGGCGGGTGATGCGGAATGTGGTGACCATCGCCCACGAGGGCGGGCACGCGTTCATCGCGCTGCTCACCGGGCGCAGGCTCAACAGCATCACCCTGCATTCGGATACCTCCGGGCTGACGGTGTCGAGCGGGAAACCGTACGGGCTCGGCATGATCCTGACGGCCATGGCGGGCTATCCGGCGCCCGCGCTCATCGGGCTCGGTTTCGCCGCGCTGCTCGGCGCGCACCGGATCACCCTCATGCTGTGGGTCACGCTGGTGCTGCTGCTCGCACTGCTGATCAAGGTGCGCAACATCTACGGGCTGTTCACCGTATTCGTGGTCGGCGGCGCGGTTTTCGCGGTCTCCTGGTTCGGCACCGATACGCTGCAGGCCGGATTCGCTTATCTCGGCGCGTGGTTCCTGCTGTTCGCCGGGCTGCGTCCGGTAATCGAATTGCAGCGCACCCGATCTCGGCGCTGGGGCGGCTCCCGAGATTCGGATGCGGATCAATTGGCACGACTCACCCATCTGCCCGGACTGCTGTGGGTGCTGGTGTTCGGGGCGATCGCGTTGGCGGCCTTGGTCTTCGGGGCCGGACTGCTCATCGCCGACGCGGGCGGGGTGTGTATCCCACACGTGTCCAGCGCCGTATGCCCGGCGCCTCGCTGA
- a CDS encoding pyridoxamine 5'-phosphate oxidase family protein — translation MAKVFTEIDDKLREFIAGQSMFFVATAPSDGGRVNVSPKGYRDTFAVLGDHTVAYLDLFGSGAETIAHLRDNGRITVMFCSFTRTSRILRLFGTGRVVRPDSAEFDRLRPHFGLQHPGIRAVIVITVDRIADSCGYSVPYLELVDERPVLDAYHTRRTDDDFARRIGGDNAASIDGLPALEPDHPLPSSIER, via the coding sequence ATGGCGAAGGTATTCACGGAAATCGACGATAAGCTCCGCGAGTTCATCGCGGGGCAATCGATGTTCTTCGTGGCCACCGCGCCCTCCGACGGCGGGCGAGTCAATGTCTCCCCCAAGGGATATCGCGATACTTTCGCGGTGCTCGGCGACCACACCGTCGCCTATCTGGATCTGTTCGGCAGCGGCGCGGAAACCATCGCGCACCTGCGCGATAACGGGCGCATCACGGTGATGTTCTGCTCGTTCACCCGAACATCGCGAATTCTGCGGCTGTTCGGCACCGGACGGGTGGTTCGGCCGGACTCCGCCGAATTCGACCGGCTGCGACCGCATTTCGGTTTACAACATCCGGGAATCCGGGCGGTGATCGTCATCACGGTGGACCGTATCGCCGACTCGTGCGGATACTCGGTGCCCTATCTCGAACTGGTCGACGAACGCCCGGTGCTCGACGCATACCACACCCGGCGCACCGACGACGATTTCGCCAGGCGCATCGGCGGCGACAACGCGGCCAGCATCGACGGCCTGCCCGCACTGGAACCAGACCACCCACTGCCGTCCAGCATCGAGCGCTGA
- a CDS encoding FAD-binding oxidoreductase has translation MTSERAGLVLERRRLTGWSRTAPTVAAVLSTPDIDTIAETVRTAGPRGVIARGLGRSYGDPAQNGGGIVVDMTALDRIHRVDPDSGLVDVDAGVSLDTLMRAVLPSGLWIPVLPGTRQVTVGGAIAADIHGKNHHSHGSFGNHVVSLDLLTADGSVRTLTPEGPEAELFWATVGGMGLTGIILRALVRMKHTETAYFIVDCDRTKNLDETMELLTGGSDDGYEYSVAVPDTISTGARLGRAGFSRGSLAKRDQLPAKLRRDPLRFNAPQLFTVPDIIPSGIVNNFTNRIGGEVAYRVFGKQGRGVIQNITQFLHPLDVLGEWNRAYGRRGFMQYQFSMPFGAEDQLADAVRMIANSGHRSFLNVFKRMGPSSRAPLSWPHPGFMLSLDFPLKPGLNEFCAELDERVLAAGGRLYFAKESRATPELIRAMYPRLDEWRRIRDAVDPERVFVSDLARRLRLVA, from the coding sequence ATGACTTCCGAGAGAGCCGGATTGGTGCTGGAACGCCGTCGATTGACCGGTTGGAGCCGGACCGCGCCGACGGTGGCCGCTGTCCTGTCGACACCGGATATCGACACCATCGCGGAAACGGTGCGCACGGCGGGCCCGCGCGGCGTCATCGCCCGCGGCCTGGGCCGCAGCTACGGCGATCCGGCGCAGAACGGCGGCGGCATCGTCGTCGATATGACCGCGCTGGATCGCATCCACCGCGTCGACCCGGACAGCGGGCTCGTCGACGTCGACGCCGGTGTGAGCCTGGACACGCTGATGCGGGCGGTGCTGCCGAGCGGGCTGTGGATCCCGGTGCTGCCGGGCACCAGGCAGGTCACCGTCGGCGGCGCGATCGCCGCCGACATACACGGCAAGAACCACCACTCGCACGGCAGCTTCGGCAATCACGTCGTCTCGCTCGACCTGCTGACCGCGGACGGTTCCGTGCGCACCCTGACCCCGGAAGGCCCGGAGGCGGAACTGTTCTGGGCCACCGTCGGCGGCATGGGCCTGACCGGCATCATCCTGCGCGCGCTGGTGCGGATGAAGCACACCGAGACCGCGTACTTCATCGTCGACTGCGATCGCACGAAAAACCTCGACGAGACAATGGAATTGCTCACCGGCGGCTCGGACGACGGCTACGAGTATTCGGTGGCGGTCCCGGACACGATCAGCACCGGTGCGCGCCTCGGCCGGGCGGGTTTCAGCAGGGGATCGCTGGCCAAGCGGGACCAGCTGCCGGCGAAGCTGCGGCGAGATCCGTTGCGGTTCAACGCGCCTCAGCTGTTCACGGTGCCGGACATCATCCCGAGCGGCATCGTGAACAACTTCACCAACCGGATTGGCGGTGAGGTCGCGTACCGCGTCTTTGGCAAACAGGGGCGCGGGGTGATCCAGAACATCACGCAGTTCCTGCATCCGCTGGATGTGCTGGGGGAGTGGAACCGGGCCTACGGCAGGCGCGGGTTCATGCAGTATCAGTTCTCCATGCCGTTCGGCGCGGAGGACCAGCTGGCCGATGCGGTCCGGATGATCGCCAACTCCGGGCATCGGTCGTTCCTGAATGTGTTCAAGCGCATGGGTCCGAGCAGTCGTGCGCCGCTGTCGTGGCCGCATCCCGGGTTCATGCTCAGCCTGGATTTCCCGCTGAAACCCGGACTCAACGAATTCTGCGCCGAGCTGGATGAGCGGGTGCTGGCCGCGGGCGGGCGGCTGTACTTCGCGAAGGAGTCGCGGGCGACACCGGAATTGATCCGGGCGATGTATCCGCGGCTGGACGAGTGGCGGCGGATCCGTGACGCCGTCGATCCGGAGCGGGTGTTCGTATCGGATCTGGCGCGGCGATTGCGGTTGGTCGCCTGA
- a CDS encoding hemophore-related protein, which translates to MNRRKRVGGALLAAGVLGVTLVTGFGAGAAAADPVQCNPQARAQALAQSRSNVSAYLAGHPDVAAEVAKIKGLPKDQRKQERHEYFRSHPAVANDMKAALQPIRDYRQACHPK; encoded by the coding sequence ATGAATCGTCGGAAACGCGTCGGCGGCGCGCTGCTAGCCGCTGGAGTGCTCGGCGTGACGCTGGTCACCGGATTCGGCGCGGGGGCCGCGGCCGCCGATCCCGTCCAGTGCAATCCGCAAGCCCGCGCCCAGGCGCTGGCCCAGAGCAGGTCCAATGTGTCGGCGTATCTGGCCGGACACCCCGATGTGGCCGCGGAGGTGGCGAAGATCAAGGGTCTGCCCAAGGATCAACGCAAGCAGGAGCGTCACGAATACTTCCGCAGCCACCCGGCGGTGGCCAACGATATGAAGGCGGCGCTCCAGCCGATCCGGGACTACCGGCAGGCGTGCCATCCGAAGTGA
- a CDS encoding Gfo/Idh/MocA family oxidoreductase yields the protein MRTIDVAILGYGLAGSVFHAPLIAAEPRMRVAAVVTGSAERAEQARREHPGVRVFASADELFDRPDDIDLVVVATPNRTHAPLAARALDAGLPVVVDKPFAVTVGEAEQLLTRAERAGVALSVFQNRRWDGDFRTVRWLLESGKLGAVTRFESRFERWRPIPKGSWREMGAAEEGAGILFDLGSHLIDQALTLFGPVRTVYCEMDRRRDGIRSDDDTFVALTHESGVRSHLWMSAVTPQLGPRFRVLGSRSGYVTYGLDPQEDALRAGRRPGDGTPWGTLPSERWGQLGTEPDPQPLETLPGDYPAFYREMAAALLDDAPVPVDPRDAVAALRVLAAARRSAESGALVTV from the coding sequence ATGCGCACCATCGATGTCGCCATCCTCGGATACGGACTCGCCGGATCGGTTTTCCACGCACCGCTCATCGCCGCGGAACCGCGCATGCGGGTTGCGGCGGTGGTCACCGGGTCGGCCGAGCGGGCCGAGCAGGCGCGGCGCGAACATCCGGGGGTGCGGGTATTCGCCAGTGCCGATGAGCTTTTCGACCGGCCGGACGATATCGATCTGGTGGTCGTCGCGACGCCGAATCGAACGCATGCGCCGCTCGCCGCGCGGGCGCTCGACGCCGGACTGCCGGTGGTGGTGGACAAACCGTTCGCCGTCACCGTCGGCGAGGCCGAGCAGTTGCTGACACGAGCCGAGCGAGCCGGCGTCGCGCTCTCGGTATTCCAGAATCGCCGGTGGGACGGCGACTTCCGGACCGTGCGGTGGCTGCTGGAAAGCGGAAAGCTCGGCGCCGTAACGCGTTTCGAATCCCGTTTCGAACGCTGGCGGCCGATTCCGAAGGGCAGCTGGCGGGAAATGGGCGCGGCCGAGGAGGGGGCCGGGATCCTGTTCGATCTCGGCAGCCATCTCATCGATCAGGCACTGACGCTGTTCGGGCCGGTGCGCACGGTGTATTGCGAAATGGATCGGCGGCGCGACGGAATCCGTTCCGATGACGACACTTTCGTCGCGCTGACGCACGAATCCGGTGTGCGATCACATCTCTGGATGAGCGCGGTGACGCCACAACTCGGGCCGCGCTTCCGGGTTCTGGGTTCCCGATCCGGCTATGTCACATACGGTTTGGACCCGCAGGAGGACGCCCTGCGGGCCGGTCGCCGCCCCGGCGACGGAACACCTTGGGGCACACTGCCTTCCGAACGCTGGGGACAGCTGGGGACCGAACCGGACCCGCAGCCGCTCGAAACCCTGCCCGGCGACTATCCGGCGTTCTACCGCGAAATGGCCGCAGCCCTACTCGATGACGCACCGGTTCCGGTGGATCCGCGGGATGCCGTCGCCGCGCTGCGGGTGCTGGCGGCGGCCCGGCGTTCCGCGGAATCAGGTGCGCTGGTCACGGTCTGA
- a CDS encoding mannitol dehydrogenase family protein, whose amino-acid sequence MRVPLQTALAKKIRSDAARAAGISADRVIPRLSAENLARLPETVVRPGFAPESTGILHLGCGAFHRAHQALLTQHAMTAANDPRWGIAAVAMSRPTVVDALRAQDNLYTTLLHDDDDAQVEVVGSITETVHAPTDRIGVPARMADPRIKIVTLTVTATGYCLSPVTGRLDIACEAVHHDIRCPATPITPVGMLVRGFELIRARGGTPPVVISCDNLCENGRKLRAAVVELAGLRDEALAGWIARNVQFPNSVVDRIVQPSTPADLAVARNWLGGIEDLAPVSAEPFMTWTIENFDGERPLWEAAGAHFVDDVTDYELAKLRLLNASHMLLAYVGGLAGYRTIAEASNDDTLAALARQFMLREQGPTLALAPAELDRTVDGLIRRFRNPAICHDMTRVGRNGSDKMVPRVVSAMCENIAAGRPTPAATLLIAAWIQSFADRPGAVLEVIDQHAESLKAAAAEPDPQRRAGKFLRRTDIFGTWPDPDRVRREVGAALAEFGRDGVDATVRRRLTTEFERSVA is encoded by the coding sequence ATGCGTGTGCCGCTGCAAACCGCGCTCGCCAAGAAAATAAGATCCGACGCCGCACGAGCGGCGGGAATTTCGGCGGATCGAGTAATTCCCCGGCTCTCCGCGGAAAATCTCGCCCGACTCCCGGAAACTGTTGTCCGGCCCGGATTCGCTCCCGAGAGCACCGGAATTCTGCACCTGGGTTGCGGTGCCTTCCACCGCGCCCACCAGGCGTTGCTCACCCAGCACGCCATGACGGCGGCGAACGATCCGCGCTGGGGTATCGCCGCGGTCGCGATGTCGCGACCGACGGTGGTGGACGCCCTGCGCGCGCAGGACAACCTGTACACCACGCTGCTGCACGATGACGACGACGCACAGGTGGAGGTGGTCGGCTCGATCACCGAAACCGTGCACGCCCCCACCGACCGGATCGGCGTACCCGCCCGGATGGCCGATCCGCGCATCAAGATCGTGACGCTGACCGTGACCGCCACCGGCTACTGCCTGTCCCCGGTCACCGGCCGCCTCGATATCGCCTGCGAGGCCGTGCATCACGACATCCGTTGCCCCGCAACGCCGATCACCCCGGTCGGCATGCTGGTGCGCGGCTTCGAGCTGATCCGGGCGCGCGGCGGAACGCCGCCGGTGGTGATCAGCTGCGACAACCTGTGCGAGAACGGCAGGAAGCTGCGCGCGGCGGTGGTCGAATTGGCCGGGCTGCGCGACGAGGCGCTGGCCGGCTGGATCGCCCGCAACGTGCAGTTCCCGAACAGCGTGGTCGACCGGATCGTGCAGCCGAGCACCCCCGCCGATCTGGCGGTGGCGCGCAACTGGCTCGGCGGTATCGAGGATCTCGCGCCCGTTTCCGCCGAACCCTTCATGACCTGGACCATCGAGAACTTCGACGGGGAGCGCCCGCTCTGGGAGGCCGCGGGCGCGCACTTCGTCGACGATGTCACCGACTACGAGCTGGCCAAACTGCGGCTGCTCAACGCATCGCACATGCTGCTCGCCTATGTCGGCGGCCTGGCCGGGTACCGGACCATCGCCGAGGCCAGCAACGATGACACCCTCGCCGCGCTGGCCCGCCAGTTCATGCTGCGCGAGCAGGGCCCGACGCTGGCGCTGGCGCCCGCCGAGCTGGACCGCACCGTCGACGGGCTGATCCGCCGCTTCCGCAATCCGGCGATCTGCCACGATATGACCAGGGTCGGCCGCAACGGCTCGGACAAGATGGTGCCGAGGGTGGTGAGCGCGATGTGCGAGAACATCGCCGCGGGCCGCCCGACCCCGGCCGCGACGCTGCTCATCGCGGCCTGGATCCAGTCGTTCGCCGACCGGCCCGGCGCCGTGCTCGAGGTGATCGACCAGCACGCCGAGAGCCTGAAAGCGGCGGCGGCGGAACCGGATCCGCAGCGCCGGGCCGGGAAGTTCCTGCGCCGCACCGATATATTCGGGACGTGGCCGGACCCGGACCGGGTGCGGCGCGAGGTCGGCGCCGCGCTCGCCGAATTCGGTCGCGACGGCGTCGACGCGACCGTGCGGCGCAGGCTCACAACGGAATTCGAAAGGAGTGTGGCATGA
- a CDS encoding DUF4436 family protein, with protein MQENTKRRGPLWFAIAVTALVAIFAASLAMYEGGRSRADTVYRVGNTGEPNRVDIDVWVGKLDPAIQTATVEVLAQPRGALADRSGFFAADSVLYTSGLKADPIKIKAGEPISALELKVAVAGTFTDYPFDSYRTTLAFDVLQGDRHLPLTASVSSGDTFFTLEEAPAADGVDLAVHAKRSSPAVFFALFIMVLMLGLAVAAATASFYVLRWQRGLMWPACSMMCALLFALVPLRNAVPGGPPIGSIIDFTSFFIAEGVISVALVASVLIGYRVEITKERAQLREEAQGVQSLVREPELLGTAAGHPRSIFEQGMPGAPTAPWERRER; from the coding sequence GTGCAGGAGAATACGAAGCGGCGCGGCCCGCTGTGGTTCGCGATCGCGGTGACGGCGCTGGTCGCGATATTCGCGGCGAGCCTGGCCATGTACGAGGGCGGCCGGTCCCGCGCCGACACCGTGTACCGGGTCGGAAATACCGGCGAGCCGAATCGCGTCGATATCGACGTCTGGGTCGGCAAACTCGATCCGGCGATTCAGACCGCGACCGTGGAGGTGCTGGCGCAACCGCGCGGCGCGCTGGCCGACAGGTCGGGCTTCTTCGCGGCCGACAGCGTGCTCTACACCTCGGGACTCAAGGCCGACCCGATCAAAATCAAAGCGGGCGAACCGATTTCGGCCCTCGAACTCAAGGTGGCGGTGGCCGGAACCTTCACCGACTATCCGTTCGACAGCTATCGGACCACGCTGGCCTTCGACGTACTGCAGGGCGACAGGCACCTGCCGCTGACCGCCAGCGTGTCCAGCGGCGACACCTTCTTCACCCTCGAGGAGGCCCCGGCCGCCGATGGCGTCGATCTCGCGGTGCACGCGAAAAGGTCTTCTCCCGCGGTGTTCTTCGCGCTCTTCATCATGGTGCTGATGCTCGGTCTGGCCGTGGCCGCGGCGACGGCGAGCTTCTATGTGCTGCGCTGGCAGCGCGGTCTGATGTGGCCCGCCTGCTCGATGATGTGTGCCCTGCTGTTCGCGCTGGTCCCGCTGCGCAACGCGGTACCTGGCGGGCCGCCGATCGGCTCGATCATCGATTTCACCTCTTTCTTCATCGCCGAGGGCGTCATCTCGGTCGCCCTGGTCGCGTCCGTGCTGATCGGGTACCGGGTCGAGATCACGAAGGAACGTGCGCAGCTGCGGGAAGAGGCCCAGGGCGTGCAGTCGTTGGTGCGGGAGCCCGAGCTGCTCGGGACCGCCGCGGGACACCCGCGGTCGATCTTCGAACAGGGCATGCCCGGCGCGCCGACCGCTCCCTGGGAGCGGCGCGAGCGTTGA
- a CDS encoding MarR family winged helix-turn-helix transcriptional regulator has protein sequence MSTDAPTSDEVWAMLTHLVMDTRDQWKRAISERTGLQFSRVRVLKRLRSGPLTMSQLADAAMMDKPATTVVVNDLVDRGLVVREISPENRRCKLVTITERGRAALTDAYATPDPAPPALAALAPGDLSALRDLLRKIER, from the coding sequence ATGTCCACTGACGCCCCCACCTCCGACGAGGTCTGGGCCATGCTCACCCACCTCGTGATGGATACCCGCGACCAATGGAAGCGCGCGATATCCGAGCGAACGGGCTTGCAGTTCAGCCGGGTTCGCGTGCTCAAGCGGCTGCGCTCGGGCCCGCTGACCATGTCCCAGCTCGCCGATGCGGCGATGATGGACAAACCGGCGACCACCGTCGTCGTCAACGACCTGGTGGACCGGGGGCTGGTGGTGCGCGAGATCAGCCCGGAGAACCGGCGCTGCAAACTGGTCACCATCACCGAGCGGGGACGCGCGGCGCTGACCGACGCGTACGCCACGCCGGATCCGGCGCCGCCCGCGCTGGCGGCGCTCGCACCCGGCGATTTGTCCGCGCTGCGCGATCTGCTGCGCAAGATCGAGCGCTGA
- a CDS encoding response regulator transcription factor: protein MCARVLVVEDGAAIRAAVAAALRDAGHEVLARPDGQRLEHDLTDFRPDLVVLDIMLPGRDGFQLLEVIRRRSAAGVLMLTARDAVPDRLRGLSSGADDYVLKPFVLAELIARVDAVGRRLGRIAATVQVGDLVVDPDAGLVTRAGTPITLTPTEFAVLRHLAEQRDRIVTKTQILTAVWGYENYDDNLVEVYISALRRKLEAHGDRLIHTVRGRGFVMRADAAEPPE from the coding sequence ATGTGCGCGCGGGTGCTGGTGGTCGAGGACGGTGCGGCCATCCGGGCGGCGGTCGCGGCGGCGTTGCGCGACGCGGGCCACGAGGTGCTGGCCCGCCCCGACGGGCAGCGGCTCGAACACGATCTGACCGACTTCCGGCCGGATCTGGTCGTCCTCGACATCATGCTGCCCGGCCGCGACGGCTTCCAACTGCTGGAGGTGATCCGCCGCCGCAGCGCCGCCGGTGTGCTGATGCTGACCGCGCGCGACGCCGTTCCGGACCGATTGCGCGGATTATCCAGCGGTGCGGACGATTACGTGCTGAAGCCGTTCGTGCTCGCCGAACTCATCGCCCGGGTGGACGCGGTGGGGCGCAGGCTGGGCCGCATCGCGGCCACCGTACAAGTCGGCGATCTGGTGGTGGACCCGGACGCCGGCCTGGTGACCCGCGCCGGAACGCCGATCACCTTGACCCCCACCGAATTCGCCGTGCTGCGCCACCTCGCCGAACAGCGCGACCGCATCGTCACCAAAACCCAGATCCTCACGGCCGTATGGGGTTACGAGAACTACGACGACAATCTGGTCGAGGTCTACATCAGCGCGCTGCGCCGCAAGCTGGAGGCGCACGGCGACCGGTTGATCCACACGGTGCGCGGGCGCGGATTCGTCATGCGCGCCGATGCCGCCGAGCCGCCGGAGTGA